One Narcine bancroftii isolate sNarBan1 chromosome 3, sNarBan1.hap1, whole genome shotgun sequence DNA window includes the following coding sequences:
- the dapp1 gene encoding dual adapter for phosphotyrosine and 3-phosphotyrosine and 3-phosphoinositide yields MTNSSSEWDRNSSREQDENNLSQLDWYHYGLSRHAAEALLLSNGEDGSYLLRKSHDAPNFYALSVRGKDSVKHFQVEWSEGTIKFGFSEFYSLSEFVSHFANQPLIGSETGTLLVLKSPYPRQVDEPSIYESVRVHTAMQTGRTENDLVSNAPSLGTKEGYLTKQGGRVKNWKTRWFILHRNELKYFKDKMSTEPIKTLDLTECTGVQFDYSQERINCFCLVFPERTYYMCTKTGIEADEWIKLIRWKLSQMRKATKT; encoded by the exons CTGGTATCACTATGGTCTCTCGCGTCATGCAGCTGAGGCCCTTCTCCTGTCCAATGGAGAAGATGGGAGCTACCTTCTGAGGAAGAGTCATGATGCTCCAAATTTCTATGCACTGTCGGTAAG AGGCAAAGACTCAGTCAAGCACTTTCAGGTTGAGTGGAGTGAAGGCACAATTAAATTTGGATTCAGTGAATTTTATTCGTTGTCAGAATTTGTCAGTCACTTTGCCAACCAACCACTGATTGGAAGTGAAACAG GGACGCTTCTTGTACTTAAAAGTCCATATCCTCGGCAAGTGGACGAGCCTTCCATTTACGAATCTGTGCGGGTTCACACAGCCATGCAGACAGGACGTACAGAGAATGACCTAGTTTCCAATGCTCCCTCG CTGGGAACCAAAGAAGGCTATCTAACAAAACAAGGAGGCAGAGTTAAG AACTGGAAAACCAGGTGGTTTATTTTACATAGGAACGAACTGAAGTATTTCAAGGACAAAATG TCTACAGAACCAATCAAAACACTGGATTTAACTGAATGCACTGGGGTACAATTTGACTACTCACAAGAGAGGATTAATTGTTTCTG TTTAGTATTTCCTGAAAGAACATATTACATGTGTACAAAGACAGGGATTGAAGCTGATGAATGGATCAAGCTAATAAGATGGAAATTG TCTCAGATGAGGAAAGCTACAAAAACTTAA